The genomic stretch tctggcctataccccactcctgcgccgtggcagtcacccgagccattttccgcttcgtctggggatctaaaatggaccgggtccggagggacacgatgttcaaatctctggacaagggcgggaaaaatgtacccaacgtggccctcatcctgatgaccaccttcgtgtgcggctgcatcaagctgtgtgtagatccccagtacgcaaactccaagtgtcactacgtgctgaggttctatctgtccccggtgttgcgaaggatgggcctggtcacattgccgcggaacgcaccatgcagttgggcggcgccgtaccacctatccttcgtggagcagtttctgcggaaaaacacctttgaccaccggtccatcaggcagtggtctgcacggaatgtcctcaaggccctacgggaaaaggaaacggtggatcctgtcggatggttccccgagcagaccgtcaaagtcatttggcggaatgcctcatcaccagaactttcaaacaagcaccaagacgtagcttggctggtggtgagaagggccctccccgtcagatccttcatgcacacccgaagtctcgccccctccgcacagtgcccccgcgttggctgtggtggggaagagacggtcgcccacctcctcctggaatgtgcctttgcaaagcaggtgtggaaagagatgcagtggtttttgtcaaggttcatcccaagcacctctgtaacacaggagtctgtgctctgcgggctgttcccagggacgcacaccgagacaaacatcatctgctgctggaggactatcaattcggtgaaagacgccctttggtctgcccgaaacttgctggtcttccagcgcaaagagttgtccaccaccgaatgttgcagactggcacattccaaggtccaggacgacgtgctgagggacgcactgaagcttggggcagccgcagcaaaggctcaatggggaaagaccacagtgtaaggttcccccaccaagctggactgaggagctggatcaatgggaaacccctcgaactgtatcgttaatattctcaattgctgtaaatgtaaaactgtaattgacatgacaattgtgaaacggaagggttgggaagaaactcatgacagtattgaaggaaactgatctcccttgcaatgtttgtattttttggtgctgtttggaaactgtttggcaatgtaattttgacagatttttatgaataaagtatattttggaaaaaagaaagaagaaagcagctcctaagaagggcgccaagaaaaccttaagtgaaccatcagcaaagggcggcaagaggcggagaaagtcgaggaaggagagttactccatctacatctacaaagtgatgaagcaggttcaccccgacactggcatctcctccaaggccatgagcatcatgaactcgtttgtgaacgatattttcgggcgcatcgcgggtgaggcttcccgcctggcccattacaacaagagcagaaccatcagctcccgggagacccagaccgccgtgcgcctgctgctgcccggggagctggccaagcacgccctgtcggaagggacaaaggcggtgaccaagtacaccagctccaagtaaaactgcacaatggactgaaaaacatcccaaacacaacggctcttttaagagccacccacaatctctctgaaaaagctacaacttcATCTCTATGGTATCGATTTGTTTTGTTTCTTATATATGaaaagtctggaactttctaattgcctttgtgatctctgttttatccCAGGTATAtttgggtgattcactttcactgtctgtgagatctttgtgtctctacttaatgatgccgtgtaaattaattactgaccaCTGACCGCAAGTGCGCTTTGATTTCAgacgcgttcatattcggcccctttccTGTATTCCGctaataaaagctgacagatcagttctcagtcacttgtttcccttgttcaagcttggcctcaataattaataagtacattatctggaaaccccgctgttgtaggaaacctcagtctcacatttcaactcctgacaataaaacactttctctccgcttttgtctcccacaaataggttcaatctagaatcagtgattcggtatcttgacaaagattgacctgaaatgtatccgtttgcagaatgctgtgaaagagactttctgccgccgcttccagactgtttcaaaaaggacggagaataaacCCGAATAGATACCAGATTGGAAAAGTGTATCTGGAACTTGTGACAATGTGTGGAATAATACAAGAGAAAGAGTTTAAAATCTTTGCTGTAAAAGATCTTTGCTGACAAATATCATTGAAATGTTCTGATCATGTTCATAAGATGAATTAAAGCAAATTTCTCCTTTGTCAAAACCGTTGTTTCCGGCACTGATATTGGCGGTTTTTTTAAAATTGAGTAATCAGTAATAATCGACCAATCGGAGGCAATAGCTTCCTGTGTTTCTGTTTATTATCGGGGTTTGGTTTAAACTGACTGGGCGTCGggttccagccaattactgctcaggGCGGTTCCTCACAGAGTTTAAAAAGGCGGATGTGCAGCAGATTCAGTATTAACAGTCTGTGTGTCTCAGATTGTGCAGAATCCGTTGAGAAAATGGCCCGGACAAAGCAGACAGCGcgtaaatcgaccggagggaaagctcctcgcaaacagctggctaccaaagcggcccggaagagcgctccagccacgggtggAGTAAAGAAGCCTCATCGCTACAGACCCGGCAgtgtggctctgagggagatccgccgctaccagaaatccactgagctcctcatccgcaaactgcccttccagcgcctggtcagaGAGATCGCTCAGGaattcaagacagacctgcgcttccagagctcggccgtcatggccctgcaggaggccagcgaggcttacctggtggggctctttgaggacaccaacctgtgcgccatccacgccaagcgagtcaccatcatgcccaaagatatccagctggcccgccgcatccgcggggaacgcgccGAAAACccggcttcagtaacaagtgtaacaagggctcttttcagagccaccaaatcagcaaaggaaagagcttccatctctgttcatcatcaaacacattagattggaggggcgtcacatggtttctgttttgtcacatcactttcccgaaaggcctgtcggactgagagctgatctggaatttagaaagcagcattaccggagactcattgctgttcagcacaatctcaaccctgctcctgggatccgttagctgacatttggggaaaagaaatggatcccagttttatttggaaggcattaatggagccagctccgttcacatgagggttatttacaaacattacccaatgagttcgctAATAGTTGAATCCCTTGGAGATcggtacacaggacatgtaaggcagctcggtcacactgactcgaaccgccagttccccggggttgcaaaccctgacactgcggggagagaatccccgactctcccgccgccgggggagtagacagctttgtgtccggagaatagggagggccgggggggaaggcacatattaaagcgctgcaatggactcagctcccgtGTGTGAGCAACTCtcagattccgtcctctgggaacagtgcggtctgaacagatcaggttaggagagaaacatacagcccgagaatggcctcttcctgcatttactctgctccgggagcaaattctcattgagaagccggagagagagaaaaaacagaattcaaactgtctgcatgcgaaacaggtcaatccactgttacaataactccatctctgattccctcctgacagtaaccagccctttcacagagactgtgggtggctctgaaaagagcctttggtttattagatgatattttggccgctttactttttctgggagctctgagcactggttttcttgggcagcagcacggcctggatattaggcagcaccccaccctgagcgatggtcactcctcccagcagcttgttgagctcttcGTCGTTgcagacggccagctgcaggtgtctggggatgatgcggctcttcttgttgtcccgggccgcgttcccggccagctcgaggatttcagcggtcagatactcgagcacagcagccagatagaccggggctccggcacccacacgctcagcatagttaccctttctcaggagtctgtgaacacggcccactgggaactgcagtccagcccgggaggagcgaggcttggccttggcccgagctttcccgctggtctttcctcttcctttttttttatttccataatatactttattcataaaaatgtgtaaaaattacattgccaaacagtttccaaagagcacgaaaaaatacaaacattgcaaaagagatcagtttctttcaataatgtcatgagtttcttcccaacccttccgtttcacaattgtcatgtcaattacagttttacatttacagcaattgagaatattaacgatacagttcgaggggcttcccatggttccagcccctcagtccagcttggtgggggaaccttacactgtggtctttccccattgagcctttgctgcggctgccccaagctttaggtcgtccctcagcacgtagtcctggaccttggaatgtgccagtctgcaacattcggtggtggacaactctttgcgctggaagaccagcaagtttcgggcagaccaaagggcgtctttcaccgaattgatagtcctccagcaacagttgatgtttgtctcagtgtgcgtccctgggaacagcccgtagagcacagactcctgtgttacagagctgcttgggatgaaccttgacaaaaaccactgcatctctttccacacctgctttgcaaaggcacattccaggaggaggtgggcgaccgtctcttccccaccacagccaacgcgggggcactgtgcggagggggcgagacttcgggtgtgcatgaaggatctgacggggagggcccttctcaccaccagccaagctacgtcttggtgcttgtttgaaagttctggtgatgaggcattccgccaaatgactttgacggtctgctcggggaaccatccgacaggatccaccgtttccttttcccgtagggccttgaggacattccgtgcagaccactgcctgatggaccggtggtcaaaggtgtttttccgcagaaactgctccacgaaggataggtggtacggcgccgcccaactgcatggtgcgttccgcggcaatgtgaccaggcccatccttcgcaacaccggggacagatagaacctcagcacgtagtgacacttggagtttgcgtactggggatctacacatagcttgatgcagccgcacacgaaggtggtcatcaggatgagggccacgttgggtacatttttcccgcccatgtccagagatttgaacatcgtgtctctctggacccggtccattttagatccccagacgaagcggaaaatggctcgggtgactgccacggcgcaggagtggggtatgggccagacctgcgccatgtagagcaacaacgtgagcgcctcgcacctgatgaccaggttcttacccacaatggagagagatcgctgcccccacatgcccaacttttgtcgtaccttggctactcgctcctcccatgctttggtgcacgccccggcccttccgaaccatatccccagcaccttcaggtaatctgacctgacggtgaaggggacaaaggatcggtcagcccagttcccaaggaacatggcctcgctcttgccgtggttaactttggctcccgaggccagttcgaactggtcgcagatgctcatcagtctgcacatggacagcggatccgagcagaagacggcgacgtcatccatgtacagggaggttttgacctgagtgcctccgctgcctgggattgtcacccctcttatgctcgcatccttcctaatggactcagcaaagggttcaatacagcaaacaaacaagaccggggacagaggacagccctgtctgactccagatttgatcgggaaactttcagattcccacccgttgattcacactgcgctactgatgtttgtgtagagcagttggatccaattgcagattccctccccaaaccccattttggaaagcacgtccatcatgtaggtttgCGATATCAACAATCTCACAAATACCTTGACGAAGAATGGTtattttccgcagcatttactgTACTTATAGACTGAGATCTCATCtcattggtcggtacttaattcacctcatttgcctatattcttcaccaatcaggacaCTGACAAacggaagagggcgggatttacccaccacactaccagaagcagagaatttgtcaatttcacaaagcccgccaatttcattctcGGAaaagagcggattaaaataaatggcatccttagtcaaagatttcaaatcccttctcttttttttgttttattcaattctttCCGTCACCAATCACAAGCGCGGTTTAAAAATGTTGTGTAAATTGTGGTTCATTCTACAATCGTTTACAAACTGTTCCAGTTGGGAATAAATCCCTGTTCATAGCATTTCCCTGAAGGAAAACACTCAGTTtagtcttcaatcagagcccagtgtcctctgaaaagaggaagccggatctGCTCAATCTGCTCTGTTCCTGTTCCGGCGAGTTGCTGTGAATAAaacgatgaatcagttcacatttcaggaatagagtgaagggactaaGGTCTGACCTTTACAGCTAAAAACAGCTGTTCATGCAGTCATTGAGGAGCTGTGCAATAATAACAGCTTTTAGCAAAAAAGCGAAGGCGATGAGCGGATTATGTGTCCGTGTACAGTTTATGGGACAGAAGACACAGGTACAGCAGTGGGAACGTTATTATGTTATacattgttttaaaataatttaatagagatgttcggatgcagctttttcagagagattgtgggtggctcttaaaagagccgttgtgtttgatctgtttttcagtccattgtgcagttttacttggagctggtgtacttggtcaccgcctttgtcccttccgacacggcgtgcttggccagctccccgggcagcagcaggcgcacggcggtctggatctcccggtagCTGATGGTGCTGCACTTGTTgtgatgggccaggcgggaagcctcacccgcgatgcgctcgaaaatatcgttcacaaacgagttcatgatgctcatggccttggaggtgatgccggtgtcggggtgaacctgctccatcactttgtagatgtagatggagtaactctccttcctcgactttctccgcttcttgccgccctttgctgacggtttatttaaggctttcttggcgcccttcttcggagctgctttcttcttttcaggcatcttcagattcaatttcagacacagaaataaaccaaaccccttccgagtgcggattaaatagacaatcccacagctctatgctaatgagggatggggggaaagtaaagattgtgattgggtgattgggagtgatgtcataaAGGTTTTTTAactgtaattctctaattggtgtttttcctcatccaatcagaataaacatttgcaaccaatcacaaacacccttcctgcaatcaggaaggaTATTTCACGAAGATCCTCCGGCCCCAGTTGatattgaaagagccgctccctgtgtacagctccctggaaatgtcctggctgttggtgGGGGGACACTTATTGATGATTctctgtcgttgtgtctctgctattgcatgtgaatgtgcaattaattccactgcttttagtctgtggtactgtgtttgcacatgttatgtaattcggtagctctcggtctctggtgctgtatggattccttatctatctgtcagactctggtactgtgtttgagtatgacatccattcagtatctgtcagtctctgggatgGTACGTGAATTTGGGACTgactctgaatctgtcagtggttctgtatgtgtggaattcaagctatctGTGTCAGCATCTCACAATATGTAGGAGTTCACGAtttatttgtcagtctctggtaatTTTGGCAGTTGCTGAATCTGCCAGTGGTACTGTAGGAGTGTTTGTgattgattttgtatgtgtcagtctttgctactacatcggagtgtgggattaattttgtatctctcatcctctggtagtgtgtgagattgtgggatgaattgatcagcagtcagtggtgctctatgtgaatgtggaaatcattctgtaactccgtCTCATATTGTCATGTGcgagtgggaatcacatgtatcttttaaTACCTAgtggtgtgtgtgagcatgggattcatcctgtacttgtcggtggtactgtatgcatctgtgggattgattctgtacctttcagtcactggtattgtgtatgaaagtgagaTGAATTCTGgatctgccacacactggttgtgtgtgtgtgtgtacacgtgtgtgtaagaatataataagataagaaataggagcagaaatagaccatttgacccatcaagcctgctctgccattcgataagatcatggctcttctgattgtgaccttaatttcaccttcctgcctgcgcccataaccattgattcccaaccattgattcccatgtagatcaaaaatttgtcgaaCAGAGCCTTGATTCAATAactcagcctccacagtcctctggggaacagaattccaaagatgaacaaccctctgagagaagaaattcctcttcatctccttcttgaatggaagACCACTTAGCTTGAAACTCTCGCCCctccattcccccacaaggagaaacatcctctcagcatctacctgtccagcccactgagaatcttataggtttcaataagatcacctctcaatcttctaactacagtgggtataggcccaacctgctcaacattgtctcataaggcaatccttcatcacagaaatcagccgagtgaaccttatttgagttgattccaatgcaagtatatccctccttaagtaaggagaccaaaactgtatggagtcctTTAGTTGGGTTGACACTAATGCCCTAGACAGttatagtaaaacttccctacttttatactccattccccttgctaaaaatgccaacattccattttccttcctaattacttgctataccttcatgctaactttttgtaattcatgtacctggcacccagatcccttggtacagcagcattctgcagtctctctctatgtaagtaatattctttttttctattcttcctgccaaattagacaacctcacattttcccacattatactccagctgccaaacttttgcccattgacttaacctatctatatctctttgcagacactttatcctCTTCATAACTTTCTTTCCTATCGATCTTTGTcacatccataaatttggcaacaatacacttgatcgcttcatgtaagttattaatatagaccatacatagttgaggcaccagcactgatcactgtggcactccattagttagatTGCGAAaatgaaaatgcccaatttatccccactctctgtttcctgtgagttagc from Heterodontus francisci isolate sHetFra1 unplaced genomic scaffold, sHetFra1.hap1 HAP1_SCAFFOLD_597, whole genome shotgun sequence encodes the following:
- the LOC137364644 gene encoding histone H2B-like gives rise to the protein MSVLADGRCLALLLQSKKGAKKTLSEPSAKGGKRRRKSRKESYSIYIYKVMKQVHPDTGISSKAMSIMNSFVNDIFGRIAGEASRLAHYNKSRTISSRETQTAVRLLLPGELAKHALSEGTKAVTKYTSSK
- the LOC137364645 gene encoding histone H3-like, with product MARTKQTARKSTGGKAPRKQLATKAARKSAPATGGVKKPHRYRPGSVALREIRRYQKSTELLIRKLPFQRLVREIAQEFKTDLRFQSSAVMALQEASEAYLVGLFEDTNLCAIHAKRVTIMPKDIQLARRIRGERAENPASVTSSSWIQLQIPSPNPILESTSIM
- the LOC137364646 gene encoding histone H2B 1/2-like, coding for MPEKKKAAPKKGAKKALNKPSAKGGKKRRKSRKESYSIYIYKVMEQVHPDTGITSKAMSIMNSFVNDIFERIAGEASRLAHHNKCSTISYREIQTAVRLLLPGELAKHAVSEGTKAVTKYTSSK